In Candidatus Moanabacter tarae, the genomic stretch TCGCATAAAGTTGGATCGGTTAGGAATCGGGGCCCATTCGGCTGCGTTTTTTCTCGTGTCACTCGACTATCTCAATTGAAATTGACTCTGGACCAAAACCTGGAGAGGTGACAGAGCGGCCGATTGTGCACGATTGGAAATCGTGTGGGCCCCAAAAGGGTCCCGCGGGTTCGAATCCCGCCCTCTCCGTTTTTTCGACTGCTTTGACCAAGTGACTTTCTTCCCGGTCCCGATGAAGAAAATGGCAACTTGGCTAATGACGCTGTAAAATCCAGACATTTTCCAATTTGTAGGAGCGGACATTTTGTCAGCACTTTTGGCACAGCTGAGTGCTTAAATGGAATTGAGTAATCATAAATTTGACCAGAGAGCAGATAACGACCGTAGAATGGATATCCCTAAGTGGACCGATCGCAATCGAGGGTTATTGTGAAAGGGGGATATTATCTAGCAAGAGAAAATTTGTTAGAGATATAGTGTTTTTATACTAAGGCCGATTTCACAGGGTTATGAGGGCTGTTTCTGTTCCTTAAGGACTGAACGGTCGTTCCATTTCCCCATTGGGAACTCTCGGTTATCCGTCGGGGTATTGAGTTTGCGATAACGGGGACCCCGTGTCCAGTGGGATTTTCCGTGAAATAGGGTTTTAAGTTGAGGAGGGATTTCTTTCTTAAAGGTATTGCTTAGAGTACCTCTGTCCCAGTAGGGGAAAAGGGTAGAGCCGTATCCAGTTATGATGATAACTCGTTCGTTGTTGGAACAGATATGTCCAGTGGCGTGAATTAGGGTTTCGCTGAACAGGAGGGTGGAACCAGCGGGAGCGATCACCTGGTGAATTAGGGAGCGGTCTTGGTAGGCGGCGGCTATGATATCTTCGGTCGGAGCATCAATCTTGTGACTACCGGCTATGGCTACAGTACCTCCGTCATCGGGCCCGAGATCAGTTAGATTGGTCAAGGTTTTTACGAAATTACAGTGGAAAAGACCATTTTTTGTATGGGTACCAAATGGAATGTCCGTACCTCGATGGAATCCGTAAGGGGACGACGCATTTAAATCTTCGTGAGGGATGCGGCTATTGATGTGGGCATTCATTTCTACGATTCGCGCTTCTCCTCCGATCAGTTCTTCTGCCATAGAAACCAGAATAGGGTGAGTGGCGTAGGAGGTGACAATAGGATCAGACTCGACAATGTTGGCCATGAAATGGTGATGGGGGTCGTTCTTAAGCAAGAACGCTTCATGTCCCCCGGGGCCTGGCGACGAAGACTTAGGTCGTCGAGTCAGTTCATATCGTAGACGGTAAAGGGACTCCTTAAGCTTTTCCACATCTTCTGGGGCCAGTGTGTCTTGGATGACTACGTAGCCGAATGTGTCCAGATAGTAGCGCTGAGCTGAAGTGAGAGCAGGGAAGGGGCGCTCAAAGGTTGGAGTCGACATTTCAAACCAACTTGTAGGATGCCATCCCGGAAAAAGGCAAGACGATCCTGCAGGCGAGAGAGAAAAGTGGTGATTTTTAGGAAGGAGGGATAGGAGAGGGCATATTGGGAGGTCCCTAGAGATGTGTAAATTTCGGTGCAATAGAAGGCCCTAGGAAGTAAGGGATCAGGAAGGTAATTCGAGACCAAAATTCTAGATCTTTCATCTTAGTTCTTTGTCTATCCCTCATGTTTCTTTTAATTCTGCCGAATTCAAAGGACTTCTAATCTCGCTTCTTTCCTGTAAGACTTTCCGTGATGCAAACGTCTAAGTCGAGCCTTAGGAGGGCTTCCCGGTTGATCCACGAAGTGCATTCGGTGAGTGCAGCATCCAATCCTTTTGGGAATCGAATTCTACTGGTGGCGGATGGCCCTTGAGTCTTCTAAAAGGATTGTATTCATTCTACTGATAATCAATATGCGAAATGCCAAGAGATTGTGGTTTAAGCGAGGTGAATATGCGTGATCGAGAACGGCGTTAAGAAGACTCCTTGGCATGATTCTCTTGGCGATGTCTTCAAATATAGAAGACTTTAGGGTTTTTGTTCCCATTGCTTGTCGATCTGTTTTCAAGCCCTTCCTCAGGTAGTTAAGAAAACTCGTCGGAAAGAGGTCTCGGGCACAGCTGGAGGAAAGCTCTTCTCTAAGTATCTCTTCAATATCACTGCTGGCCAACACGTTTCTGGGTGATGCGATTGAAGAACGCGTTGCATATGCTACCTGCGGTCCAAGTGAACTGACGATCTTCCTGTATAGGAATTTATCAGTTCGGAGATGGTCCGGTTGTCTTCTTACCTCGAGAAGAACTTTCCTGGATAACCAAGGGTTTACTATTTCCACGTATGGGAGCTTCAGATCGGACAGAGAGGACAATATAGAGGGTAATCGGAATCCGTGATAGAGTTTATCGCGCCATTGGGCCAAGCTCTCGCCTGGACTACGGAGGAGGTTTTGGGGGAGCTCCTGGTCCGCAAATCCGAACCCCTGGTAGTTTCTTAGATTCGCGAAATCTGTACAGAAAGCGCATCCTATGCTATGGCGCACTGTAAGCGGAGAGGAAACTTCTAACCATCCAAAACCCTCGTCACCTCGGATGACTCCTTGAACCCCTGTTTCGAATAACATTTTCCAAATTGTGAATCCATCCATATACGCGGAAATATGATCGATGCGACCTTCGCCTAGCGAAAGAAACCTGTTAATTATATTATGTGCAGGTTCCTCAGATGAATCCGTATGGTAGAACTGGTGGCAGACTTTGAGAGAATGGGCTAGTTTACTTGCAACGTACGCATCAGTTCTCCTAAGGTGTATAGACGATTTTAAGCCCCATGTGATTGTCTTCAATTCTTCAAGATTTCTGCCAGTTTGCTGAAGCAAAGAGAGAAGGCCTCTGCTGTCGTAACCGCCAGAGAGCGGCAATATCCAGGTCGACAAATCCAGTTTCAACGATTCGATTGTTTCGACCATTGCCTCTCTTAACGTACGCTCTTGCTGATTGTCCGACTTGTCCGATATAGTGAAATCTGAAGTATTTGATTTGCTCGCGATAGACCATTTTTTCTTATCGAGAAGAACAGCAGAGTCAGGCGGGATGCTATTGAGTTTGCTATGCCATGAAAGGCAGGGGCCGAGTGAACCGGTGGATAACATCCATGGAATCACCCTTTCATCGAATTCAAAACTGCCTAGTAACATCGTGATCGCTCTCTGCGAGGTCGAAGATATGAATATCTCTTGGTCCAGGTAGTACCAGATCGTTCTCGAACCTGCTGGATCGGTTAGGATTTCAAGAGATTCTCCTCCGTTACGGAAGAGGGCAAATGAGCCATCAGGGAATGCGCTAGAAGGTTTCCACCAATCGCTATATTCTCCGAAAAGTTTTCCAAGAAGTAAGCTATTACCTTTTTGCAGGATCGAATCAGTTGGGTTCGTTACACCATATGCAATATCTTCGCGAACTAGGATTTTTGACGGATGAGAGATGATGTTGTCCGGAGTCAATCGATGGCAGATCGTTTCCAGTCGATTCGCAATGGAGATAGAATTAGGGTAACGGTAGCAGACGTAAATTACCTTAGACATCCAGATATTCCCAAAAAATTGCCCGGGTTGTTGCTACATCGGTTCACCGCAATTCCTCTAATATTTACAGAGGCTTACGTAGAGATGTATTGGATTTCCTTATGCCTTCCGGATTCATCTGATTCCAATTCTATGATCATAATCTTTAATCTCTCTCAAAACTTTCTTATTTCTAACTGAAACAAATGATGCTTTACGAAAGGAACCCTTTGCTCCCGGTACAGTTCTACAAATTATAAAGCAGGGACGGTTGCCAAATGGAAACCCAGCTTGTTCATAACAGTTGAGTGATCGCCCCTAAAATCACGGCTGTATTCAATATGAAACTATAAAAAATTCGCGATTTATTTCGTAGCCTCGCAATCTTTCAGAAACCTAAATACTGCAGGCAATAACAGATTAGCCTGGATAAATCTTCAGTAAGGTGTCAGCAATTTCCGATGGCGTTTCTGCGACAGCAATGCCGGCATTCTGGAGGGCCTCGACTTTAGCCTGGGCAGTGCCGCTGCCGCCCGAGACGATTGCGCCGGCGTGGCCCATGCGTCGGCCTGGAGGGGCCGTCATTCCAGCGATAAAAGCTGCGACTGGCTTATCTACATTTTCCCCGATGAAGGCAGCGGCATCTTCTTCGGCATTCCCACCGATTTCACCTATCATAATGATTGCTTCGGTATCGGGATCTTCGTTGAAAAGGCGGAGGGCGTCGGTATGGGTGGTGCCAATGATAGGATCACCACCGATGCCTATGCAGGTACTTTGTCCGTGTCCGCGACTGGTAAGTTGCCAGACTGCTTCGTAGGTCAGAGTTCCAGAACGGGAGACCACTCCTATTTTACCGGGGTGGTGGATGTAACCGGGCATGATACCCATCTTACACTCTCCAGGAGTGATGATACCGGGGCAGTTAGGCCCGATTAGGCGAGTACTGCTTCGAGACAACTTTGATTTTATTATCATCATGTCTCGCACTGGTATTCCTTCGGTTATGCAGACCACAAGATCGATGCTTGCATCAATCGCTTCAAGAATGGAGTCGCTTGCGAATGGGGGGGGTACAAAGATCAGCGATGTGTTAGCGCCTTCCTGGAGAACTGCATCATGAACAGAATCGAATATGGGTATGGAATTGTCAAATTTCTGCCCCGCCTTTCCTGGGGTGACACCGGCTACGATTGTTGAGGCATATTCGATACACTGACGGGAGTGGAAGGCCCCGGTCTTCCCAGTGATGCCTTGGACAACCGCGCGCGTTTCTTTGCTGACCAGAATACTCATATTTAGGGCTTAGGATCCAGGGTGATTGCCTGACAATCAAAATCAGAGGGATCTCTAAAAGTTCTAGGTAGGTTCTTCTCTGTCATTTCTTTCCCTGTGCCCTTACTAGTCCGCATCCAATCTCTGTTATGGGCAAAGGGCTTAGACCGCAACTAATTTGACGATCTTGCGTGTGGCCGAACTGAGGCTATCAGCTGGAACGATTTGCAGGCTACTTTTTTCAAGAAGAGCTTTCCCTTGTTTCACGTTGGTTCCCTCGAGTCGGACGACAAGAGGAACAGAAATTTTAACAGACTTAGCTGCGGCGATGATACCTTGCGCAATGACATCACATTTTATGATGCCGCCAAAAATATTGACGAGGATTCCTTTAACACTCTGATCTGAGAGGATGATCCGAAAAGCTTTTTCAACTTGTTTTTCATCAGCGCTCCCCCCGACGTCGAGAAAGTTTGCTGGGCTTCCCCCATAGTATTTTATAATGTCCATCGTAGCCATAGCAAGTCCGGCACCGTTCACCATGCATGCTATATTCCCGTCTAATGCGATATAGTTAAGGGAAAATTTAGAGGCTTCCACCTCTTTGGCATCCTCTTCATTAAGATCCCGCATTTCGAGAATCTCTGGATGCCGGTAAAGAGCGTTGTCATCGAAACTGATTTTGGCATCTAGTGCCTGTAGGCTTCCATTCGCATTAGCGATCAGAGGATTGATTTCCACTAGGGAAGCTTCTTTTTCGAAGAAGAGATTATACAGAGAATGGGTTATTCCGACCATTTGGTGGAAAGAGTCGCCATGGAAGCCAAGTCCTGCAGCTATTTGTCTTGCTTGGAATGCTTGGAGGCCAAGGGCTGGATCAACCATTACACGTATAATTTTCTCGGGGGTTTCCGCAGCTATTTTCTCAATCTCAACCCCACCTTCAGTCGATGCAATAATAACTGGTTGAGCTGTGTTTCGATCGAGAAGGACAGCAATGTAATATTCCTTTTTTATCTCAATGGCTTCGTTGAAGTAAATGGTACCAACGATTTTACCGGATGGACCGGTTTGATGTGTGACAAGCGTATTGCCGAGCATTCGTACGGCAACTTCTGCAGCTTCGTTCTTGGACGACGTAATGTGTACGCCGCCTTCGAATCCATCTTTAAACTTTCCTTTCCCTCGACCGCCAGCGTGAATCTGGGCCTTGACCACTACTGGAACGGTGGGAAATTTGCGCAGAGTCTCTTCAATTTTTTCCTGATGGTGAATTGCAATACCTTTTGGTATCGGTACACCGAAATCTTCGAGGAGGCCTTTAGCCTGATATTCGTGAATATTCATTCAACAGTTTGAAATAAAATTGTATTTATCGGGCCTGGATCACTTTTCTCTGGATTTCAGTGATGCGGCTGATTCCAGTGCCCGCAAGTTCGATCAGTGAATCGAGTTCCTTCTGGGAAAAAGTCGCCTCCTCTCCCGCTCCTTGGAGTTCCACGAATTTCCCGTTCCCTGTCATGACCACGTTAAAGTCAACTGATGCTCTTTTGTCCTCGGCGTAGTTTAGGTCAAGAAGTGCACTTCCTTCAACCAGCCCGACGCTGACTCCCGAAACGGAGTCTAGGAAGGGATCTTCTTTTATATTCCCATCCTCTAACAGTTTCTTAGTCGCCAATTTGGCAGCGACATAAGCTCCGCTTATTGCTGCCGTGCGAGTGCCTCCATCAGCCTGGAGTACATCGCAGTCCAACCAAAGGGTATATCCGGATAGGCTCTTAAGATTTGCTACGGCCCGAATCGACCTTCCGATCAATCGTTGGATCTCAATCGACCGCCCGTCGATTTTACCTCGAGTACTATCACGGGTTTTTCGACTCAAAGTGCTGTAAGGAAGCATTGAGTATTCTGCTGTGATCCAACCTCCTCTAACATTCTGATTCATCATCCATTTTGGGAGAGCCTGTTCCATGGTTGCAGCACAGATCAGTTGCGTTTTTCCAAAAGAGATGAGGACGGAAGCAGTTGCATTGGGAGCGATCCCAGGAGCAATCGTAACCTGTCGCAATTGATCGTATCGTCGCTGATCGGACCTGGAATAAGTGATGGCGGTCATGGGATGTGATTACGAATTGCGGTTGGTGCAGTGTTCGGGTTGATGGAAGGGAGCTATTATCTTAAGTTTAAAAGCGATCTCCGTCCAATTCCTAAAGAAGTACTTTCCCAAGCTCTCTATAGGGTAATCAGGAAGACATAGCATCGCAATTTTGTGGAGGAGTTTCTATTTTATAATTGTTGGGCTTTGAAATTGACTATGACAAGATTTACGATCGAGTTAACGTCTAAGAAACGACAATTTTAGTAGATAATTCCGCAGGGGGATCGATCCACTTTTGCTCCTTTTTAATGAGATTAATAAGTCTTTCTACGGCGTCTTCTGCAGGGATGTGGTATTCGACACATTTCTTACCCACGTAAAGGTTGATTTTGCCTGGGGCGCCTCCGACGTAACCGAAGTCCGCATCCGCCATTTCTCCTGGACCGTTTACAATGCAACCCATGACTGCGATCGTAACTCCCTTGAGATGGTCCGTCATTGACCTCACTTTTTGAGTTGTCGATTGAAGATCGAACAGCGTGCGACCGCAGCTAGGACAAGCAACGTATTCCGTTTTTGAGATTCTCGCCCGGGCTCCCTGAAGGATATTATAAGCTAATGAGGTTGCCCTGGGCAGATCGGGTTCAAGTTCAACACTAATAATATCTCCGATGCCGTCACAGAGAAGAGCGCCGGTTAGGATAGCCGCCTCGAGCAGCCGATCGCCAAAATAGCCTCGACAGTCGATACTGTTTTCTTGGGTGTTGCGAATCCATATGGGAGCTTCGATTCCAAGTTTAAGGAGATGACTAGCCAAAGCGCGATAGTTGCCAATCGGATGCGTGTTTGGACTTGGAATGGAAACGGTGAAGATAAAATTCGAGGTACCTGATTTGGCAAAAAACGGAGCGAAAGCAGGCAAATCATCAGGCTCAATGTCCAGTGCGAGGCGCAGGTTATTCTGTTCGCAGAAATCTGCGTAATCGGCAAACCGTTTTTTCTCGATGGAAGAAAACCTCGAGCTAATTATGAAGCCATCACATTTGGGCCAATCTACTGCGTTAAGTTCCACTCCGGAAATTTGACTGTCGATGGAGAGAACCAGAAATGGAACCTTTTTATTAAGGGATTCCGATAAATCCAAAACATCTGCCAGATCTTCGGCAGAGGCAATATCTACAAGTAAACCTTCAATCCTCGCTTCCTTTAGTTCCGTGTGGGTACGTTCTACGTCTTCCAGGATTTCCCTAAACCTCGAAGGCGGTTTTCTTGCTGCTACAATCACGCTAGGAGGTTTATTGGCTCCTACGGAGATTCCCGAGTTGAGCTCGATTGCCCTAGCCTTTCTCCGGGTATAAGAAAACGGATCCACTGGATCTTCGGTCTGTCCTGATAAGGTTGTTTTGCGGTTCGATTCCCAAAGTCTCCAAGCTTTTTCAGCGAGATCTTTAGCGACTGGTATCTCGTTCACAGGATCTTCGGTAAGCGAGACCCTAATAGTGTCGCCTAGCCCATCAAAAAGCAGGCCTCCGATTCCGATCGCACTCTTAATGCGAGCATCATCCCCATCTCCGGCTTCTGTAACCCCTAGATGGAGAGGATAATTCATGCCCTCGGCTGACATTTTAGATACTACCAATCGATAGGCTTCAATCATCACCTTTGGATTGCTGGACTTCATCGACAAGATGATATTTTTGAAGCTGTGAGACTCAGCTATACGAATAAATTCAAGGGCTGACTCGACCATTCCTAGAGGTGTATCGCCGTACCGATTCATGATCCGATCGGAAAGTGAACCGTGATTAGTTCCTATTCGCATCGATCGGCCCAGGTCCCTACATTTTAAGACAATCGGCGAGAAGTCTTCGTAGAGACGTCCTAGTTCATTATCGTATTGTTTATCTGAGTACTCTCGAAGGACAAATTTCTTCTGGTCCGAGTAGTTTCCGGGATTAATTCGTACCTTTTCGACGTGTTCCGCGGCTTCCATGGCGGCGGATGGAATAAAATGGATGTCGGCAACAAGGGGAACATTCACCCTAGCGAGATGCAGCTGACGTCGAATTTCCTTCAAGGATTTAGCAGCTGTGATGTTCTGTGCTGTAATTCGCACGATCTCACAGCCAGCTTCAACTAAAGCGATAGTCTGCTTCACAGTAGCGAAAACATCCTGGGTCGGGGTTGTCGTCATCGACTGGATTCGTATGGGATTATCGCCCCCTATGGAGACGTCTCCGACTGAGACTTCCCTAGAAGTCCTACGCCGGGCGATATACCGTGATGCACAATAAGGGGATAAAACTTCTTTCCTACTGGTCATCGAATGGGCTGGAACTTGAGAATACGGGTTTAATGTGGAGTGAATTCTGTAACTCAAACTGGCGTTCTGCCTTATTATCTCCCTGCCATCTCCTGATGTCGAAGAAACTGACATAGATAATAAGAGAAAAGAGCAGGAGCATGAAAATCCCTTGAGTTCTGACAATGACACCTGGAGGGAGTGGTTTACCCCGGATTTTAGCCAGGGTGGCAAAGGCGATATGCCCCCCGTCCAGGACGGGGATAGGGAGGAGATTAAGGATGGCAAGATTGATGTTTAGAAGGCAGACAAACCAGAGGACGAGCCGGATATCTATCTTCGAAAGCTGATCGATAGCCCTAATAATACCCGGAGGCCCACTCAGATTGCGGAATCCAATATCTGACTTCGTGCTGACAAGACTGCCTAGGACTTGGAAAGTTGTTTGGATGATCTCAGTAAACTGTTCAATGGGATTGAGATATATGGTCATCTGCCGGCCACCTAGTTGGGCGCCAATCATGGGTCTTTTCTGAGGAGAAATTAGCGATGCAGATGCGGTGCCAAGGATCGCAAAATGTTTGGTTTCACTTTCCCTTTCAATTATCAGGCTCAAGGTCCCCTCAGGGCTCTCGTTGACTAACTCGACCCAGGATTCAAGAGAAGTGTAAGAACTCCTACTCACGGATTGAATTCGATCGCCGCTGAATATGCCGGAGAAGACAAGACCGGTTGGGTCATCAAGGTGGTGAACCGTAAGGACGGAGGGAGACGAAGGATTAGCAGGATCTGCTGGCCTTTCATCCGATCGGTAAATTGGCTGTAGGGTGAGGGTGGCTTCACGCTTTATATCTTTAACAGTCAGTTTTCCTAGTGGCTTGGTGAAGG encodes the following:
- the sucD gene encoding Succinate--CoA ligase [ADP-forming] subunit alpha; this translates as MSILVSKETRAVVQGITGKTGAFHSRQCIEYASTIVAGVTPGKAGQKFDNSIPIFDSVHDAVLQEGANTSLIFVPPPFASDSILEAIDASIDLVVCITEGIPVRDMMIIKSKLSRSSTRLIGPNCPGIITPGECKMGIMPGYIHHPGKIGVVSRSGTLTYEAVWQLTSRGHGQSTCIGIGGDPIIGTTHTDALRLFNEDPDTEAIIMIGEIGGNAEEDAAAFIGENVDKPVAAFIAGMTAPPGRRMGHAGAIVSGGSGTAQAKVEALQNAGIAVAETPSEIADTLLKIYPG
- the sucC gene encoding Succinate--CoA ligase [ADP-forming] subunit beta, encoding MNIHEYQAKGLLEDFGVPIPKGIAIHHQEKIEETLRKFPTVPVVVKAQIHAGGRGKGKFKDGFEGGVHITSSKNEAAEVAVRMLGNTLVTHQTGPSGKIVGTIYFNEAIEIKKEYYIAVLLDRNTAQPVIIASTEGGVEIEKIAAETPEKIIRVMVDPALGLQAFQARQIAAGLGFHGDSFHQMVGITHSLYNLFFEKEASLVEINPLIANANGSLQALDAKISFDDNALYRHPEILEMRDLNEEDAKEVEASKFSLNYIALDGNIACMVNGAGLAMATMDIIKYYGGSPANFLDVGGSADEKQVEKAFRIILSDQSVKGILVNIFGGIIKCDVIAQGIIAAAKSVKISVPLVVRLEGTNVKQGKALLEKSSLQIVPADSLSSATRKIVKLVAV
- the rph gene encoding Ribonuclease PH, with amino-acid sequence MTAITYSRSDQRRYDQLRQVTIAPGIAPNATASVLISFGKTQLICAATMEQALPKWMMNQNVRGGWITAEYSMLPYSTLSRKTRDSTRGKIDGRSIEIQRLIGRSIRAVANLKSLSGYTLWLDCDVLQADGGTRTAAISGAYVAAKLATKKLLEDGNIKEDPFLDSVSGVSVGLVEGSALLDLNYAEDKRASVDFNVVMTGNGKFVELQGAGEEATFSQKELDSLIELAGTGISRITEIQRKVIQAR
- the ispG gene encoding 4-hydroxy-3-methylbut-2-en-1-yl diphosphate synthase (ferredoxin); its protein translation is MTSRKEVLSPYCASRYIARRRTSREVSVGDVSIGGDNPIRIQSMTTTPTQDVFATVKQTIALVEAGCEIVRITAQNITAAKSLKEIRRQLHLARVNVPLVADIHFIPSAAMEAAEHVEKVRINPGNYSDQKKFVLREYSDKQYDNELGRLYEDFSPIVLKCRDLGRSMRIGTNHGSLSDRIMNRYGDTPLGMVESALEFIRIAESHSFKNIILSMKSSNPKVMIEAYRLVVSKMSAEGMNYPLHLGVTEAGDGDDARIKSAIGIGGLLFDGLGDTIRVSLTEDPVNEIPVAKDLAEKAWRLWESNRKTTLSGQTEDPVDPFSYTRRKARAIELNSGISVGANKPPSVIVAARKPPSRFREILEDVERTHTELKEARIEGLLVDIASAEDLADVLDLSESLNKKVPFLVLSIDSQISGVELNAVDWPKCDGFIISSRFSSIEKKRFADYADFCEQNNLRLALDIEPDDLPAFAPFFAKSGTSNFIFTVSIPSPNTHPIGNYRALASHLLKLGIEAPIWIRNTQENSIDCRGYFGDRLLEAAILTGALLCDGIGDIISVELEPDLPRATSLAYNILQGARARISKTEYVACPSCGRTLFDLQSTTQKVRSMTDHLKGVTIAVMGCIVNGPGEMADADFGYVGGAPGKINLYVGKKCVEYHIPAEDAVERLINLIKKEQKWIDPPAELSTKIVVS